TGTTTGGCTTAGATTGttaaaaatgagtttttgtttctAAAACTTAATTTTTGAAAAATAGTTTTCAAAATAAGAAACACCAAATTGCTGCTTCTATTTTTATGGGCAAAAAAATGGTATTTGAGAAATTATTTTTAACTTTTGAATATATGAAGTGCTTGGCCAAAAAGTATTTTTAAGTTCAAAAACACTTTAAAAAGTGAGGCCAAACATACACTAAAAAGAAAAAGGTGAGATTAAAAATAAACCCAAATTTCTAGAGGAATTTGGGTAAATTTCGTGGAGTTTCTCGAAGCGGGTTAACTTTTCCCAATCTACAAAAGGGTAACCTAGAAAATGTACATTTAAGCATATGAGCTGGTAGTTCTTAACTTCTTATCAAAACAGTAGAGCAAAGTACACAGTACAATAGTACATTAAGCTATTTCTAGAACACTTGATCAAATAGAAAAAGATTAAGCATGGACTTAAGAGTATTGTTGTCTTATTACACATTACAAAGGAAAGTACCAAGCTGGTAGACCATAGTTCAATGACACTGATAGTGACATCCTGCAATCATTCATTCTATTTTCTATATTACATTCTAATGTTTTCTTGTTTATTCTTGGTATGTTCAACTTTATAATGAAGACTAGCATGAGTAAATATATGCAGGTAACAGGAACACCTCATCATCTTGTACTATATTCATTTTCTGCTTTAAATTATCCTCTCAAATTTGtaaataataagcatataaatAAGCATAATATCAAATCATTGCCTTCTTTAAGCTCGTCTTTGATGTTATCAGCTCGGCTCGATTCTGCTTCCTGCTGCGCTCTTAGACAAAATAATGGTGTTGGTATCATTGGAGGTGTTTCTGTACTGTCTACTTTGATCTTCCTCGAAAAACTTGTATTATGGAGCTCGAGAAATGGCAACAATAATGGTGTCCCTTTTATTGTTTGTAGTGACCCAACGTTAAGACAGGAAGCTTATACATCAAGCTGCTACTCAAATACAGGGTTAGATGGGTTTTTAGTATCTGAGAATTTGAGAAGTAAAAGGGTTTTTCTTGAACAAGGTGGAGCTAGATGTATTGTCATGCCATGTCATGTGTCCCATGCTTTGTATGGCGAAATCACACTTGGGTGTGGACTTCCTTTCCTTCATGTAGCCCAATGTGTTGCTATGGAGCTCAAGGAGGTTGGATTTAGGCCGTTGGAAGCCGGTTGTGGGGTTAAAGTTGGGCTTATTGCGAGTGAGGCTACTTTAATGGCAGGGTTTTACCAACAAGAATTGCACAACCAGGTAAATTATGTTACAGTATGAACTTGTAACACTAACAACTCGACGTTCTCATGCTGTTTATTCTGTATAATAAAGGGATTTGAAGTAGCAATGCCAGATAAAGCGACAATGG
This is a stretch of genomic DNA from Silene latifolia isolate original U9 population unplaced genomic scaffold, ASM4854445v1 scaffold_218, whole genome shotgun sequence. It encodes these proteins:
- the LOC141638857 gene encoding uncharacterized protein LOC141638857 yields the protein MFNFIMKTSMSKYMQVTGTPHHLVLYSFSALNYPLKFVNNKHINKHNIKSLPSLSSSLMLSARLDSASCCALRQNNGVGIIGGVSVLSTLIFLEKLVLWSSRNGNNNGVPFIVCSDPTLRQEAYTSSCYSNTGLDGFLVSENLRSKRVFLEQGGARCIVMPCHVSHALYGEITLGCGLPFLHVAQCVAMELKEVGFRPLEAGCGVKVGLIASEATLMAGFYQQELHNQGFEVAMPDKATMERIIKPAMKCLKKKDIEGARNLLRVAIQGLLVRAANTVILASDELQCLLPYDDPLVKYCVDPMDALARSAVKWANTAN